The Klebsiella sp. RHBSTW-00484 genome includes a window with the following:
- the araE gene encoding arabinose-proton symporter AraE, producing the protein MASINNDSTLMPRTQRDTRRMNQFVSIAAAVAGLLFGLDIGVIAGALPFITDHFVLSSRMQEWVVSSMMLGAAIGALFNGWLSFRLGRKYSLMVGAVLFVAGSIGSAFATSVEMLLAARVILGVAVGIASYTAPLYLSEMASENVRGKMISMYQLMVTLGIVMAFLSDTAFSYSGNWRAMLGVLALPAVVLIILVVFLPNSPRWLAEKGRHVEAEEVLRMLRDTSEKARDELNEIRESLKLKQGGWALFKINRNVRRAVFLGMLLQAMQQFTGMNIIMYYAPRIFKMAGFTTTEQQMVATLVVGLTFMFATFIAVFTVDKAGRKPALKIGFSVMAVGTLVLGYCLMQFDNGTASSGLSWLSVGMTMMCIAGYAMSAAPVVWILCSEIQPLKCRDFGITCSTTTNWVSNMIIGATFLTLLDSIGAAGTFWLYTALNIAFIGVTFWLIPETKNVTLEHIERKLMSGEKLRNIGN; encoded by the coding sequence ATGGCTTCAATTAATAACGACTCTACGTTAATGCCGCGTACGCAGCGCGATACCCGGCGCATGAATCAGTTTGTTTCGATTGCCGCCGCAGTGGCGGGATTGTTGTTTGGCCTCGACATCGGGGTCATTGCCGGGGCGCTGCCCTTTATTACCGATCATTTTGTCTTATCCAGCCGCATGCAGGAGTGGGTGGTGAGCAGCATGATGCTCGGAGCCGCTATCGGTGCGCTCTTTAACGGCTGGCTCTCGTTCCGTCTGGGGCGTAAATACAGTCTGATGGTTGGCGCCGTGCTGTTTGTCGCAGGCTCTATTGGCTCTGCTTTTGCGACCAGCGTCGAAATGCTGCTGGCGGCGAGGGTCATTCTCGGCGTTGCCGTAGGTATCGCCTCCTATACCGCGCCGCTGTATCTGTCTGAAATGGCCAGCGAAAACGTGCGCGGCAAGATGATCAGTATGTACCAGCTGATGGTAACGCTGGGGATCGTGATGGCATTTCTCTCTGACACCGCGTTTAGCTACAGCGGTAACTGGCGGGCGATGCTTGGGGTGCTGGCCTTACCGGCGGTTGTACTGATCATTCTGGTCGTCTTCTTGCCGAATAGCCCGCGCTGGCTGGCGGAAAAAGGACGTCATGTGGAAGCGGAAGAGGTGCTGCGGATGCTGCGCGATACCTCGGAAAAAGCCCGCGATGAGCTGAACGAAATTCGTGAAAGCCTGAAGCTAAAACAGGGCGGCTGGGCGCTGTTTAAAATCAACCGCAACGTGCGCCGCGCGGTATTTCTCGGCATGTTGTTGCAGGCCATGCAACAGTTTACCGGTATGAATATCATCATGTACTACGCGCCGCGTATCTTCAAAATGGCCGGTTTCACCACCACCGAGCAGCAGATGGTGGCGACGCTGGTGGTTGGCCTGACCTTTATGTTCGCCACCTTTATCGCGGTCTTCACCGTCGATAAGGCCGGACGTAAACCGGCGCTGAAAATCGGTTTTAGCGTTATGGCTGTCGGCACGCTGGTGCTGGGCTACTGCCTGATGCAGTTTGATAACGGCACTGCCTCCAGCGGCCTTTCCTGGCTGTCGGTCGGCATGACCATGATGTGCATCGCGGGCTATGCGATGAGCGCTGCGCCGGTAGTGTGGATTTTGTGTTCGGAAATTCAGCCGCTGAAATGTCGCGACTTCGGTATCACCTGTTCAACCACGACCAACTGGGTGTCGAACATGATTATCGGCGCGACATTCCTGACCTTGCTTGATTCAATCGGCGCGGCGGGAACCTTCTGGCTTTACACGGCGCTGAACATCGCTTTTATCGGTGTGACTTTCTGGCTGATTCCGGAAACCAAAAATGTCACCCTGGAGCATATCGAACGTAAGCTGATGTCCGGCGAGAAGCTGCGCAACATTGGCAATTAA
- a CDS encoding LacI family DNA-binding transcriptional regulator, with amino-acid sequence MASLKDVAKLANVSLMTVSRALNSPERLKPETLARVQAAIEQTNYVPDLSAKKIRGAHATPNTIGVLALDTVTTPFSVEITLSIEETARAHGWNSFVVNMFSDDSPETIVDLLLSHRPDGIIYTTMGLRQVPLPAKLLTLPCVLANCESLHDPVASYIPDDEQGQYTAVQALLAAGYRRPLCLHLPANHLATVRRRQGLERASREAGIDPDALDHCYMAYGDEHYRDIPAVVLAHIQQQKPQFDSVICGNDRIAFMVYQTLLAQGLRIPQDVAVVGYDNMVGIGDLFLPPLSTVQLPHYDIGRLSALHIINGDSHRETVRVASPWLPRESL; translated from the coding sequence ATGGCATCCCTGAAAGATGTGGCAAAGCTGGCGAATGTGTCGCTGATGACGGTTTCCCGCGCGCTGAATAGCCCGGAAAGGTTGAAACCAGAGACCCTGGCCCGCGTCCAGGCGGCTATCGAACAGACCAACTATGTCCCCGATCTGTCAGCGAAAAAAATCCGCGGCGCTCACGCTACGCCAAACACCATCGGGGTACTGGCGCTGGATACCGTGACTACGCCGTTCTCGGTGGAGATTACGCTTTCCATCGAGGAAACCGCGCGTGCCCACGGCTGGAACAGTTTTGTGGTCAATATGTTCTCCGACGATAGCCCGGAAACCATTGTCGATCTGCTGCTCTCTCACCGTCCGGACGGGATCATTTACACCACTATGGGGCTGCGACAGGTACCGCTTCCGGCCAAGCTGTTGACCCTCCCCTGCGTGCTGGCGAACTGCGAAAGCCTGCACGATCCGGTAGCCAGCTATATTCCGGATGATGAACAAGGACAATACACGGCGGTGCAGGCCTTGCTGGCTGCGGGCTACCGTCGTCCACTGTGTCTACATCTACCGGCTAACCATCTCGCAACCGTCCGCCGCCGTCAGGGGCTGGAACGCGCCAGCCGGGAAGCGGGGATTGACCCGGACGCGCTCGATCACTGCTATATGGCCTACGGCGATGAACACTATCGCGATATTCCCGCTGTCGTGTTAGCGCATATCCAACAGCAAAAGCCGCAGTTCGACTCGGTGATTTGCGGCAACGACCGTATTGCATTTATGGTTTATCAGACGCTGTTGGCGCAGGGGCTACGTATTCCGCAGGATGTGGCGGTGGTGGGTTACGACAATATGGTGGGGATCGGCGATCTGTTCTTACCGCCGCTGTCGACGGTACAGCTCCCGCATTATGACATCGGGCGCCTGAGCGCCCTGCATATCATTAACGGCGACAGCCATCGGGAAACGGTACGTGTTGCCAGCCCGTGGCTGCCGCGCGAGTCGCTGTAA
- a CDS encoding MFS transporter gives MMKAHRSHSYPLLSALLFFFFVTWSSSGSLLSIWLHQEVGLKPGDTGFIYAVLSVSALFAQVCYGFIQDKLGLRKNLLWYITVLLILSGPAYMLFGYLLKINVLLGSIFGGIYIGLTFNGGIGVLESYTERVARQSQFEFGKARMWGSLGWAVATFFAGLLFNINPHLNFAVASCSGLVFFILLARLRVFSASQAMDEAVAGGKVTLEDALRLLTLPRFWALVFFVIGTCIYGVYDQQFPVYFSSQFPTLQEGNAMYGYLNSFQVFLEAAGMFCAPWLVNRIGAKNGLIFAGMVMAMRMVASGLVEGPLLISITKLLHAVELPILLVSIFKYNSLNFDKRLSSTLYLVGFACTSSVIATILSPLAGYSYEKYGFAQSYLIMGLLVFCTTFISIFLLRSTKSSSDPLVSQPTAI, from the coding sequence ATGATGAAAGCGCATCGCTCCCACAGCTACCCGTTACTCAGTGCGTTACTGTTCTTCTTTTTTGTCACCTGGTCCTCTTCAGGCTCTCTGCTCTCTATCTGGTTGCATCAGGAAGTGGGTCTGAAACCGGGAGACACCGGTTTTATTTACGCGGTGCTCTCCGTCTCTGCGCTGTTTGCTCAGGTTTGCTACGGCTTTATTCAGGACAAGCTCGGCCTACGTAAGAATCTGCTCTGGTACATCACCGTTCTGCTGATCCTCTCAGGCCCGGCCTATATGCTTTTTGGCTACCTGCTGAAAATTAACGTGTTACTCGGCAGTATTTTTGGCGGGATTTATATCGGCCTGACCTTTAACGGCGGCATCGGCGTGCTGGAATCTTATACCGAACGTGTAGCGCGCCAGAGCCAGTTTGAATTCGGCAAGGCGCGGATGTGGGGTTCGCTGGGCTGGGCGGTGGCGACGTTCTTTGCCGGTTTGCTGTTCAACATCAACCCGCATTTAAACTTTGCGGTAGCCAGCTGCTCCGGCCTGGTGTTCTTTATTTTACTGGCGCGGCTGCGGGTTTTCTCTGCGTCACAGGCGATGGATGAAGCGGTGGCTGGCGGTAAAGTGACGCTGGAGGATGCGCTGCGCCTGCTGACCCTGCCGCGTTTCTGGGCGCTGGTATTCTTTGTGATCGGCACCTGCATCTACGGCGTTTACGACCAGCAGTTTCCGGTCTATTTCTCCTCACAGTTCCCGACGCTGCAGGAAGGGAACGCGATGTATGGCTATCTGAATTCGTTCCAGGTCTTTCTTGAAGCTGCGGGGATGTTCTGCGCCCCGTGGTTGGTTAACCGCATTGGCGCGAAAAACGGCCTGATCTTCGCCGGAATGGTGATGGCGATGCGTATGGTAGCCTCCGGGCTGGTTGAAGGGCCGCTGCTTATCTCCATTACCAAGCTGCTGCACGCGGTCGAGCTGCCGATACTGCTGGTCTCTATCTTTAAATACAACAGCTTAAACTTCGATAAACGCCTCTCTTCCACGCTGTATCTGGTGGGCTTCGCCTGCACCAGCTCGGTTATCGCTACGATACTGTCGCCGCTGGCGGGCTATAGCTACGAGAAATACGGCTTTGCCCAGTCCTATCTGATTATGGGACTGCTGGTGTTCTGCACCACCTTTATCTCCATCTTCTTGTTGCGTTCCACGAAGTCCTCCTCGGACCCGCTGGTCTCGCAGCCCACCGCAATCTGA
- a CDS encoding glycoside hydrolase family 32 protein: protein MTYTIANAEQELQAKREALNLRWYPRYHLAARAGWINDPNGLVWFDGWYHAFYQHHPYSTQWGPMHWGHAQSKDLVHWEHLPVALAPEGPEDKDGCFSGSAVVDGDTLALIYTGHKFHGDASDEANLYQVQCLATSRDGIHFERQGIVVDTPPDMHHFRDPKVWREGECWYMIVGARDGDTGQVRLYRSADLRQWHDAGVLDEAEKEMGYMWECPDFFTLNGKHILMFSPQGIAAKGYRNRNLFQSGYLLGDWRPGQAFVREGEFVEMDHGHDFYAPQSFLTPDGRRIVIGWLDMWESPQPEQQDGWSGMLSLPRELSLSADNRLQMRPAKEVEGMRGAWFPWPVTTLKNQQTMMVENCEAMEVILNWDCASSSAEQYGLSFGDGLRIYVDAQMQRLVLERHYPQYGLCGVRSVPLTTGAELKLRIFFDSSSVEVFVNDGEACLSSRIYPDADNRELALFAWSGSAFLTEAGAWQLE, encoded by the coding sequence ATGACGTACACAATTGCCAACGCTGAACAGGAATTACAGGCTAAACGCGAGGCGCTGAACTTGCGCTGGTATCCGCGCTACCACCTGGCCGCCCGCGCGGGCTGGATCAACGACCCGAATGGTCTGGTGTGGTTCGACGGCTGGTATCACGCTTTTTATCAGCATCACCCGTACTCGACCCAGTGGGGGCCGATGCACTGGGGGCATGCGCAAAGTAAAGATCTGGTTCACTGGGAGCATCTGCCGGTGGCGCTGGCCCCGGAAGGCCCGGAGGATAAAGACGGCTGTTTCTCCGGATCGGCGGTCGTTGATGGCGATACGTTGGCGCTGATTTATACCGGGCATAAATTCCACGGTGACGCCAGCGATGAGGCTAATCTCTATCAGGTGCAGTGTCTGGCGACCAGCCGCGACGGTATTCACTTTGAGCGCCAGGGGATCGTGGTCGATACCCCGCCGGACATGCACCATTTCCGCGACCCGAAAGTGTGGCGGGAAGGGGAGTGCTGGTACATGATCGTCGGCGCTCGCGATGGCGACACAGGGCAGGTGCGGCTGTATCGTTCTGCCGATCTGCGCCAGTGGCACGACGCGGGCGTTCTCGACGAGGCAGAGAAAGAGATGGGTTATATGTGGGAGTGCCCGGACTTTTTCACTCTCAATGGTAAACACATATTGATGTTTTCCCCGCAGGGGATTGCGGCAAAAGGCTATCGGAACCGTAACCTTTTCCAGAGCGGCTATCTGCTCGGCGACTGGCGGCCGGGGCAGGCGTTTGTTCGCGAGGGGGAATTTGTGGAGATGGATCATGGGCACGATTTTTATGCCCCGCAGAGCTTTCTCACCCCCGATGGCCGCCGTATCGTCATTGGCTGGCTGGATATGTGGGAATCGCCGCAGCCGGAGCAGCAGGATGGCTGGTCGGGTATGCTTTCGCTACCGCGCGAGCTGAGCCTGAGCGCGGATAACCGTCTGCAAATGCGCCCGGCTAAAGAGGTCGAGGGCATGCGCGGGGCCTGGTTCCCGTGGCCGGTCACAACGCTGAAAAACCAGCAGACGATGATGGTGGAAAACTGTGAAGCCATGGAGGTCATCCTGAACTGGGATTGCGCCAGCAGCAGCGCTGAGCAGTATGGTCTGAGCTTCGGCGATGGTCTGCGTATTTACGTGGACGCGCAGATGCAGCGCCTGGTGCTGGAGCGTCATTATCCGCAGTATGGTCTGTGCGGGGTACGTAGCGTGCCGTTAACCACCGGGGCAGAGCTGAAGTTAAGGATATTCTTCGATAGCTCTTCCGTCGAAGTGTTTGTTAATGATGGTGAGGCTTGTCTCAGTAGTCGTATATATCCGGATGCAGACAATCGCGAATTGGCTTTATTTGCCTGGAGCGGTTCGGCGTTTTTAACTGAAGCGGGAGCCTGGCAACTGGAATAA
- a CDS encoding carbohydrate porin: protein MNKIWVGCFLTSLFTPLANAQEPLTLEERLAQMEQRLKATEQRASSAEAEIRALKRQETPTAVASTAPAKPTLQLNDYGELKFYGDVEFNMDGASRTGSLTSVKTSANKNWAPGDKERWDINGRILLGFDGLRKGANGKYAGFSVQPLADMNGKMNLDDAAFFFGQESDWKIKIGRFEAYDMFPLNQDTFIEYSGNTANDLYSDGYGYIYMMKEGRGRSSSGGNFLLSKNLDNWYFEVNTLVEDGSSLFVEQNYHGNALDNRKNVVYVRPVAAWQSGTWSVAAALESNLVNNAYGYQNQNGRWVDQSSRTGYGMTLSWNTLKTDAEDGAVVNLSTAYLDAADEKDFSAGINALWHRVELGYIYAHNKIDRFNMSGVSAECDGDCAILTPGRYDIHTLHTSWLLPDIMDMPNFNIYLGAYASWLDSSAAKSGNTDERYGARVRFKYFF, encoded by the coding sequence ATGAATAAAATCTGGGTCGGGTGTTTTCTGACATCTTTATTTACCCCTCTGGCTAATGCACAGGAGCCATTAACACTCGAAGAACGGCTGGCGCAAATGGAGCAACGGCTGAAAGCGACGGAACAGCGGGCATCCAGCGCGGAGGCGGAGATCCGAGCGCTAAAACGTCAGGAGACGCCAACGGCGGTGGCCAGTACCGCACCCGCTAAGCCCACTTTGCAACTTAATGATTATGGCGAATTAAAATTCTATGGCGACGTTGAGTTTAATATGGACGGTGCCAGTCGCACCGGTAGTTTAACGTCGGTGAAAACCAGTGCTAATAAAAACTGGGCGCCGGGAGATAAAGAACGTTGGGATATTAACGGACGTATTCTTCTGGGCTTTGATGGGTTACGCAAAGGCGCTAACGGGAAATATGCTGGATTCAGCGTCCAGCCGCTGGCGGATATGAATGGAAAAATGAATCTTGATGACGCGGCGTTTTTCTTTGGTCAGGAGAGTGACTGGAAAATAAAAATTGGTCGCTTCGAGGCTTACGATATGTTCCCGCTGAATCAGGATACCTTTATTGAATATTCCGGCAATACGGCGAACGATCTGTATAGCGATGGTTATGGCTATATTTACATGATGAAAGAGGGACGTGGGCGTAGTAGTAGCGGCGGTAACTTCCTGCTGAGTAAAAACCTTGATAATTGGTACTTTGAGGTTAATACGCTAGTGGAAGACGGCAGCTCTCTGTTTGTCGAGCAGAACTATCATGGCAACGCGCTGGATAACCGTAAAAACGTGGTTTACGTGCGCCCGGTGGCGGCGTGGCAGTCCGGTACGTGGTCGGTGGCGGCGGCGCTGGAGAGTAACCTCGTCAATAACGCCTACGGTTATCAGAATCAAAACGGTCGCTGGGTCGATCAGTCCAGCCGCACCGGCTACGGCATGACGCTGAGCTGGAATACGCTGAAAACCGATGCCGAGGATGGGGCGGTGGTAAATTTGAGCACCGCGTATCTGGATGCGGCGGATGAAAAGGATTTCAGTGCCGGTATCAATGCGTTATGGCACCGCGTGGAGCTGGGCTATATCTATGCGCATAATAAAATCGACCGGTTTAATATGTCCGGTGTCAGCGCGGAATGTGACGGCGATTGTGCGATCCTGACGCCGGGGCGCTACGACATCCACACCCTTCACACCTCATGGCTGCTGCCGGATATTATGGATATGCCGAACTTTAATATTTACCTCGGAGCCTATGCGTCGTGGCTGGATTCGTCGGCGGCGAAAAGCGGCAATACCGATGAGCGCTACGGCGCTCGGGTGCGGTTTAAGTATTTCTTCTGA
- a CDS encoding oligogalacturonate lyase family protein, whose product MMKGKIIPLNFRTTQDSETGHQVIRMTPSHVICHRNYFYQKCFTQDGSKLIFGGAFEGHWNYYLLDIAAQQATQITDGPGDNTFGGFLSEDDQSLWYVKNNQQLRRVSLETLEEQVVYQVDDEWVAYGTWVANSDCSQLVGIEIKKSDWQPLTDWSKFRDFYFTEPECRLINIDLHSGEQRVVLQEKRWLGHPIYRPFDDNTIAFCHEGPRDAIDARMWLIDADGSHMRKVRQHQPGESFTHEFWVPDGSALYYVAHQENDPHRYLYRADPVTLENQQLMAIPPCSHLMSNHDGSLVTGDGAPHSTGDIQLNDPFIWVFDIHTGEQKAVCRHDSTWKVIEGERQATHPHPSFSPDNRWVLFTSDKEGMPALYLAEV is encoded by the coding sequence ATCATGAAAGGCAAAATCATCCCGCTGAACTTTCGGACCACGCAGGACAGCGAAACCGGTCACCAGGTGATCCGGATGACGCCATCGCATGTTATCTGTCACCGTAATTACTTCTATCAAAAATGCTTTACCCAGGACGGTAGCAAGCTGATTTTCGGCGGTGCGTTTGAAGGCCACTGGAACTACTATTTACTCGATATCGCCGCCCAGCAGGCCACTCAGATTACCGACGGGCCGGGCGATAATACCTTCGGCGGTTTTCTCTCCGAGGATGACCAGTCGCTGTGGTATGTGAAAAACAACCAACAGCTGCGCCGCGTGAGTCTGGAGACGCTGGAAGAACAGGTTGTTTATCAGGTGGACGACGAGTGGGTCGCTTACGGTACCTGGGTTGCCAATAGCGATTGCAGCCAACTGGTGGGAATCGAAATCAAAAAAAGCGACTGGCAGCCGCTGACCGACTGGAGCAAATTCCGCGACTTTTACTTTACCGAACCGGAATGTCGTCTGATTAATATCGATCTACACAGCGGTGAACAGCGTGTGGTATTGCAGGAAAAACGCTGGCTCGGTCACCCGATTTATCGTCCGTTTGATGACAACACCATCGCCTTCTGCCACGAAGGCCCACGCGATGCGATCGATGCCAGAATGTGGCTTATCGACGCTGACGGTAGCCATATGCGTAAGGTTCGCCAACACCAACCAGGAGAGAGTTTTACCCATGAGTTCTGGGTGCCGGATGGTTCCGCGCTTTACTACGTCGCCCATCAGGAAAACGATCCGCATCGTTATCTGTATCGTGCCGATCCGGTAACGCTGGAAAACCAACAGTTGATGGCGATCCCCCCTTGTTCACATCTGATGAGCAATCATGATGGTTCTCTGGTGACCGGTGACGGCGCGCCGCACAGCACCGGTGATATTCAGCTTAACGATCCGTTTATCTGGGTATTTGATATTCATACCGGTGAGCAAAAAGCGGTTTGCCGCCATGATTCGACCTGGAAAGTCATCGAAGGCGAGCGTCAGGCAACGCATCCGCATCCGTCATTTTCACCAGATAACCGCTGGGTGCTGTTTACCTCTGATAAAGAAGGCATGCCCGCGCTGTATCTGGCTGAGGTGTAG
- a CDS encoding ABC transporter substrate-binding protein, with protein MKKVLLSAVISATLGLTALPSMAKDVDLRMSWWGGNGRHQVTLKALEEFHKQNPDINVKAEYTGWDGHLSRLTTQIAGGTEPDVMQTNWNWLPIFSKNGEGFYDLNKMKDVIDLSQFDAKELQTTTVDGKLNGIPISVTARVFYFNDETWKKAGVEYPKTWDELMAAGKAFESKLGKQYYPVVLEHQDTLALLNSYMIQKYNQPAIDEKTKKFSYSKEQWVEFFQMYKKLIDSHVMPDTKYYASFGKSNMYEMKPWIQGEWAGTYMWNSTINKYSDNLKPPAKLDLGNYPMLPGATDAGLFFKPAQMLSIGKSTKNPEAAAKVINFLLNSKEGVDTLGLERGVPLSKVAVQYLTEDGTIKADDPAVSGLKLAQSLPTKLSVSPYFDDPQIVAQFGTSLQYIDYGQKTVEETAADFQRQSDRILRRAMR; from the coding sequence ATGAAAAAAGTGCTTTTAAGCGCCGTAATCTCCGCAACTCTGGGCCTTACCGCGTTACCGTCAATGGCGAAGGATGTCGACCTGCGTATGTCATGGTGGGGCGGCAACGGCCGCCATCAGGTCACCCTGAAGGCGCTGGAGGAGTTCCACAAGCAAAATCCAGACATCAACGTCAAAGCGGAGTATACCGGCTGGGACGGTCACCTTTCGCGCCTGACCACACAGATCGCTGGTGGCACCGAGCCTGACGTGATGCAGACCAACTGGAACTGGCTGCCGATCTTCTCGAAAAACGGCGAAGGCTTCTACGATCTGAATAAGATGAAGGACGTTATCGATCTGAGCCAGTTCGATGCCAAAGAGCTGCAAACCACCACGGTGGACGGCAAGCTTAACGGTATTCCCATTTCCGTCACCGCCCGCGTGTTCTACTTCAACGATGAGACCTGGAAAAAAGCCGGCGTCGAGTACCCGAAAACCTGGGACGAACTGATGGCGGCGGGCAAAGCCTTCGAAAGCAAGCTGGGTAAACAGTATTATCCGGTGGTGCTGGAGCACCAGGACACCCTGGCGTTGCTGAATTCATATATGATTCAGAAATATAACCAACCGGCTATCGATGAAAAAACCAAGAAGTTCTCCTACAGCAAAGAGCAGTGGGTTGAATTCTTCCAGATGTATAAAAAGCTTATCGACAGCCACGTGATGCCGGACACCAAGTACTACGCCTCGTTCGGCAAGAGCAATATGTATGAAATGAAGCCGTGGATTCAGGGCGAGTGGGCGGGGACCTATATGTGGAACTCCACCATTAACAAATACTCCGACAACCTGAAGCCGCCAGCGAAGCTGGATCTGGGTAACTATCCGATGCTGCCGGGTGCTACCGACGCGGGTCTGTTCTTTAAACCAGCGCAGATGCTCTCCATCGGTAAATCGACCAAAAATCCGGAAGCAGCGGCGAAAGTCATTAACTTCCTGCTGAACAGCAAGGAAGGGGTTGATACCCTGGGCCTGGAGCGTGGCGTACCGCTGAGTAAGGTGGCGGTGCAATACCTGACCGAAGACGGCACCATTAAAGCCGATGACCCGGCGGTATCCGGCCTGAAGCTGGCGCAGTCTCTGCCAACCAAACTTTCCGTGTCGCCATACTTCGATGACCCGCAGATCGTTGCCCAGTTCGGCACCTCTTTGCAGTACATCGATTATGGACAGAAAACGGTCGAAGAGACGGCCGCAGATTTCCAGCGTCAGTCTGACCGTATCCTGCGCCGCGCGATGCGCTAA
- a CDS encoding ABC transporter ATP-binding protein: MAEVIFNKLEKVYSNGFKAVHGIDLTIADGEFMVIVGPSGCAKSTTLRMLAGLETISGGEVRIGEKIVNNLAPKARGIAMVFQNYALYPHMTVRENLAFGLKLSKLPKDQIEAQVNEAAKILELDDLLDRLPRQLSGGQAQRVAVGRAIVKKPDVFLFDEPLSNLDAKLRASMRIRISDLHKQLKASGKPATTVYVTHDQTEAMTMGDRICVMKLGHIMQVDTPDNLYHKPKNMFVAGFIGAPEMNIRSSQLVEQAGRLHLTVGDGLLPLNDELQSKIETHKNQQVFFGVRPEFVSISDEPFAEGSCTGEMVRVENMGHEFFVYLKVADYELTARVPSDEAKPMIEKGLHRKVYFKFDLNKCHIFDAKTEQNISL, from the coding sequence ATGGCTGAAGTTATTTTCAACAAACTGGAAAAGGTCTACTCCAACGGCTTCAAAGCGGTACATGGTATCGATCTGACCATCGCTGACGGCGAGTTTATGGTCATCGTTGGGCCGTCGGGCTGCGCTAAGTCCACAACGCTACGTATGCTGGCCGGGCTGGAAACCATCAGCGGCGGTGAAGTGCGTATCGGCGAGAAAATCGTTAACAACCTCGCGCCAAAAGCGCGCGGTATCGCGATGGTGTTCCAGAACTATGCGCTCTATCCGCATATGACGGTACGCGAAAACCTCGCCTTCGGCCTCAAGCTGAGCAAGCTACCGAAGGATCAGATCGAAGCCCAGGTGAACGAAGCGGCAAAAATCCTCGAACTGGACGATTTGCTGGACAGACTACCGCGCCAGCTCTCCGGTGGTCAGGCTCAGCGTGTGGCCGTAGGCCGTGCGATTGTGAAAAAGCCAGACGTGTTCCTGTTTGACGAACCGTTATCTAACCTGGATGCCAAGCTGCGTGCTTCGATGCGTATTCGTATCTCTGACCTGCATAAGCAATTGAAGGCATCCGGTAAACCGGCAACCACCGTTTATGTGACCCACGATCAGACCGAAGCGATGACCATGGGCGACCGCATTTGCGTGATGAAGCTGGGTCATATCATGCAGGTTGATACCCCGGACAATCTCTACCACAAACCAAAGAACATGTTTGTGGCGGGCTTTATCGGCGCGCCGGAGATGAACATTCGTTCCAGCCAGTTGGTTGAGCAAGCCGGTCGCCTGCATCTGACCGTAGGCGATGGCTTACTGCCGCTCAACGACGAGCTGCAAAGCAAAATTGAGACCCACAAGAACCAGCAGGTGTTCTTTGGCGTGCGTCCGGAATTCGTCTCTATCTCCGATGAACCTTTTGCTGAAGGTTCATGCACTGGCGAAATGGTACGCGTGGAAAACATGGGACATGAATTCTTTGTTTATCTGAAGGTTGCTGATTATGAACTGACTGCCCGCGTTCCGTCCGATGAAGCAAAACCGATGATTGAGAAAGGGCTTCATCGCAAGGTGTATTTCAAATTTGATCTCAACAAGTGTCATATCTTTGACGCGAAAACTGAACAGAACATCTCTCTGTGA